A region of Kwoniella shivajii chromosome 11, complete sequence DNA encodes the following proteins:
- a CDS encoding tryptophan synthase, alpha subunit, giving the protein MSEGIKKVFAEKKEADQPAFVTFLTAGFPTRDATVPLMLSLEAGGADIIELGVPFSDPIADGPTIQKANTVAIENNVHYSDCLEYVRQARAQGLKAPVMLMGYYNPLIAYGEEKAVQDAREAGANGYIIVDLPPEEAIKFRDICQQFGMSYVPLIAPSTSIDRVKFLTGIADSFIYVVSKMGVTGSSAGVAISASLPELVARIRAFTPVPLAVGFGVDNRTHFEFVTSAGADGVVVGSKIIQLVASNATTGKGPAEVEKFCREITLHGQNPPPLGRKNGTSPNEPNGHTPNGINGTKEEPVLPIPPAEGASEDELHVTAPGKLPSRFGLFGGAYVPESLVDCLNEIEAAHAEAIQDPAFWKEFEDMFGYMNRPSQLYLAERLTEEMGGAKIWLKREDLNHTGSHKINNAVGQILLAKRLGKKRIIAETGAGQHGVATATVCAKFGLQCDIYMGAEDVRRQELNVFRIKMLGGNVIPVTSGSQTLKDAVNEAMREWVTRLEDTHYLIGSAIGPHPFPTIVRDFQRVIGREIKSQLQEKAGKLPDAVVACVGGGSNAIGTFYDFIGDESVRLIGVEAGGHGVDTDLHSATLTKGVIGVVHGASSYIIQSKEGQLVPTHSISAGLDYNSVGPEHSHLKYTGRAEYIVADDTQALKAFKMVTQLEGIIPALESSHGLWGGMQLAKTLPKDKDIVICLSGNGAKDVSEVLLTLKKKEWADKLDWHVAQ; this is encoded by the exons ATGTCAGAGGGGATTAAGAAAGTCTTTgctgagaagaaggaggCT GATCAACC TGCATTCGTCACCTTCTTAACAGCCGGATTCCCAACTCGCGATGCTACAGTACCATTGATGTTGTCCCTAGAAGCTGGAGGAGCAGATATCATAGAATTGGGTGTACCTTTCAGTGATCCCATTGCCGATGGTCCTACTATTCAAAAAGCCAATACC GTTGCCATTGAGAATAACGTACATTACTCGGACTGTTTAGAGTATGTCAGACAAGCTAGAGCTCAAGGTTTGAAAGCTCCTGTAATGTTAATGG GCTATTACAACCCTTTGATCGCTTACGGAGAAGAGAAGGCTGTGCAAGACGCCAGAGAAGCTGGAGCAAACGGTTATATCATTGTTGATTTACCACCAGAGGAAGCTATCAAGTTCAGAGATATATGTCAACAGTTTGG CATGTCATACGTTCCCCTCATCGCCCCTTCAACCAGTATCGATCGAGTCAAGTTCTTGACAGGTATTGCTGATTCCTTCATCTACGTTGTCTCTAAG ATGGGTGTCACCGGTTCATCTGCAGGTGTCGCTATCTCAGCTTCCCTCCCTGAATTAGTCGCTAGAATTCGAGCTTTCACCCCTGTACCATTAGCAGTCGGCTTCGGAGTCGACAATCGAACACACTTTGAATTCGTCACTTCCGCGGGTGCCGATGGTGTTGTAGTAGGATCCAAAATCATTCAACTTGTAGCTAGCAACGCAACAACCGGCAAAGGTCCAGCTGAGGTTGAGAAATTCTGTCGTGAAATAACTTTACACGGTCAaaatccaccaccattaGGTAGGAAAAACGGTACTTCACCAAATGAACCGAATGGACACACACCAAATGGAATAAAtggaacgaaagaagaacctgtGTTACCTATCCCACCCGCTGAAGGAGCATCAGAAGATGAGTTACATGTTACCGCACCTGGAAAACTTCCATCAAGATTTGGTCTTTTCGGTGGTGCTTATGTACCTGAATCATTGGTTGATTGCCTTAATGAAATTGAGGCTGCTCATGCTGAAGCTATTCAAGATCCAGCATTTTGGAAAGAATTCGAAGATATGTTCGGTTATATGAATAGACCAAGTCAATTGTATTTGGCTGAAAGACTGACTGAAGAAATGGGTGGAGCGAAGATCTGgctcaa GCGAGAAGATCTTAACCACACTGGTTCTCACAAAATCAACAATGCTGTTGGACAA ATCCTTCTCGCCAAAAGACTAGGTAAAAAGAGAATTATAGCTGAGACCGGCGCAGGACAACACGGTGTTGCCACTGCTACCGTCTGCGCAAAATTCGGTCTACAATGTGATATCTACATGGGAGCGGAAGATGTTAGAAGACAGGAATTGAACGTTTTCAGAATCAAGATGCTGGGTGGTAAT GTCATTCCCGTCACATCTGGATCACAAACACTCAAAGATGCAGTGAACGAAGCTATGAGAGAATGGGTTACTCGACTTGAAGATACACATTACCTCATCGGTTCAGCAATTGGACCTCATCCATTCCCCACCATCGTACGGGATTTCCAACGGGTCATCggaagagaaatcaaatcacaatTACAAGAAAAGGCAGGTAAACTCCCCGACGCCGTAGTAGCATGtgttggtggtggaagtAATGCCATCGGAACATTCTACGATTTCATCGGTGATGAGAGTGTAAGATTAATAGGTGTTGAAGCTGGTGGTCATG GTGTCGATACCGATTTACATTCCGCTACACTTACAAAAGGTGTGATCGGTGTTGTCCACGGtgcatcatcatatatcatccAGAGTAAAGAAGGTCAATTGGTACCCACACACAGTATCAGTGCAG GTCTCGATTACAACTCTGTTGGACCTGAACATTCACACTTGAAGTACACTGGCCGAGCTGAATACATCGTCGCTGATGATACACAAGCATTGAAAGCATTCAAGATGGTCACTCAATTGGAAGGTATCATCCCTGCCCTAGAATCGAGTCACGGTCTTTGGGGTGGAATGCAATTAGCTAAAACTTTACCCAAAGATAAAGATATTGTAAT TTGTTTGAGTGGAAATGGTGCTAAAGACGTTTCTGAAGTATTGTTAacattgaagaagaaggaatgggCCGATAAGTTAGATTGGCACGTCGCGCAATAA
- a CDS encoding 60S acidic ribosomal protein P1, which produces MSSELAATYAALILADEGIEITGDKIVSLATAAKVEVEPIWATLLAKALDGKDVKDLLTNVGGGGAPAAAAPGAGAAAGGAAAAEDAPAEEKKEEAKEESDDDMGFGLFD; this is translated from the exons atg TCTTCCGAACTCGCTGCTACCTACGCCGCTCTTATCCTCGCTGACGAGGGTATTGAGATTACC GGTGACAAAATCGTCTCTCTCGCTACTGCCGCCAAGGTCGAGGTTGAACCCATCTGGGCCACCCTCCTCGCCAAGGCTCTTGACGGCAAAGACGTCAAAGACCTCCTCACCAAcgttggaggtggtggtgccCCTGCTGCCGCTGCTCCCGGTGCTGGTGCTGCCGCCGGTGGTGCCGCTGCCGCCGAGGATGCCCCCgctgaggagaagaaggaggaggcTAAGGAGGAATCCGATGACGACATG GGTTTCGGTCTTTTCGACTAA